Proteins encoded by one window of Actinocorallia herbida:
- a CDS encoding alpha/beta hydrolase, with protein MSLALLGTALSPTGAAAADPFRGLAPQKIKWESCFGPMSSAPPAYARLECGTLKAPLDWRKPNGKKITLAVSRLKAKSGKPKSVLFTNPGGPGGYGLDLPLLFVAVDRERMQRNVDIIGIDVRGTGLGTQAACKKLTWSMADPRKAAGANALLAAAKKNAAACQKGASKSLPSRYVTTWQTVHDLEWIRRSMRNSAGAEVKKIDWLGYSAGTWLGAHYARYFPERARRFVLDSNVDFTSTWQKARVRQSKGFQDRFVKQWAPWAAKYDATYGLGKTASAVVARYTKVRAALVEKGPIKIEYELEGSGGLTYTEIVDGPSLDYSIAASMYMKMAFPYAADYLAYVSSVVFPANARARTERAPQAKDPYAGQDPTYFNITCNDARFTGEPADLKAQAAAEGEKYPLLGYYLVDEPCQFWKHPARNPVLKHLTGKKGPRLLMIQSALDPATPMAGALAAHRKYPNSRLVTVENEGDHAIYLSDNPCVDRIVENYLIDGKYPKKGTSCKGAPLPSADDADEVPIIAMGRAVNPLYRLAQISEQVRPLYSLPR; from the coding sequence TTGAGTCTGGCTCTCCTGGGAACCGCCCTCAGTCCGACGGGCGCGGCGGCCGCCGATCCCTTCCGCGGGCTCGCCCCGCAGAAGATCAAGTGGGAGAGCTGTTTCGGGCCGATGAGCTCGGCCCCCCCGGCCTATGCCCGGCTCGAGTGCGGCACCCTCAAGGCCCCCCTCGACTGGCGGAAGCCGAACGGCAAGAAGATCACCCTCGCCGTCTCCCGGCTCAAGGCCAAGAGCGGCAAGCCCAAGAGCGTCCTGTTCACCAACCCCGGCGGACCGGGCGGCTACGGCCTCGACCTGCCGCTGCTGTTCGTCGCGGTCGACCGCGAGCGGATGCAGCGGAACGTCGACATCATCGGGATCGACGTGCGCGGCACCGGCCTCGGCACCCAGGCCGCCTGCAAGAAGCTCACCTGGTCCATGGCCGACCCGCGCAAGGCGGCCGGCGCGAACGCGCTGCTCGCCGCGGCGAAGAAGAACGCGGCGGCCTGCCAGAAGGGCGCGAGCAAGTCCCTGCCGTCCAGGTACGTGACGACCTGGCAGACGGTCCACGACCTCGAGTGGATCCGGCGCAGCATGCGGAACTCGGCGGGCGCCGAGGTCAAGAAGATCGACTGGCTCGGCTACTCCGCGGGCACCTGGCTCGGCGCGCACTACGCGCGCTACTTCCCCGAGCGGGCCCGCCGGTTCGTCCTCGACTCGAACGTCGACTTCACCTCCACCTGGCAGAAGGCGCGCGTCCGGCAGTCGAAGGGCTTCCAGGACCGCTTCGTCAAGCAGTGGGCGCCCTGGGCGGCCAAGTACGACGCGACTTACGGGCTCGGCAAGACCGCGTCCGCCGTCGTCGCCCGGTACACGAAGGTCCGCGCGGCCCTCGTAGAGAAGGGTCCCATCAAGATCGAGTACGAGCTCGAGGGCAGCGGCGGGCTGACCTACACCGAGATCGTCGACGGACCGAGCCTGGACTACTCGATCGCCGCTTCGATGTACATGAAGATGGCGTTCCCGTACGCCGCGGACTACCTGGCGTACGTGTCGTCGGTGGTGTTCCCGGCCAACGCGCGCGCCCGCACGGAGCGCGCGCCGCAGGCCAAGGACCCCTACGCCGGGCAGGACCCGACGTACTTCAACATCACGTGCAACGACGCGAGGTTCACCGGCGAGCCCGCGGACCTCAAGGCCCAGGCCGCCGCCGAGGGCGAGAAGTACCCGCTCCTGGGCTACTACCTCGTCGACGAGCCGTGCCAGTTCTGGAAGCACCCGGCGCGGAACCCCGTGCTCAAGCACCTGACGGGCAAGAAGGGCCCGCGCCTGCTCATGATCCAGTCGGCGCTGGACCCGGCGACGCCGATGGCGGGCGCGCTCGCGGCCCACCGCAAGTACCCCAACAGCCGGCTCGTCACCGTCGAGAACGAGGGCGACCACGCGATCTACCTGAGCGACAACCCCTGTGTCGACAGGATCGTCGAGAACTACCTGATCGACGGCAAGTACCCGAAGAAGGGCACCTCCTGCAAGGGCGCGCCGCTTCCCTCGGCCGATGACGCGGACGAGGTGCCGATCATCGCCATGGGACGCGCGGTCAACCCGCTGTACCGGCTCGCGCAGATCTCCGAGCAGGTCCGCCCCCTGTACTCCCTCCCGAGGTAA
- a CDS encoding winged helix-turn-helix transcriptional regulator, which yields MSSLLLLTNALEPSDEVLPALGLLLHSIRVAPAEASALIDAPPADVILVDARRDLVQAKSLCRLLRTTGLDCPLLAVVTEGGLAALTPEWGLDDVLLQASGPAEVEARLRLAIGRSSAGEAEDQPGEIRSGDLTIDEATYTARLRGRVLDLTFKEFELLKYLAQHPGRVFTRAQLLQEVWGYDYFGGTRTVDVHVRRLRAKLGAEYESLIGTVRNVGYRFVPDHRPGDQEEALAGKN from the coding sequence TTGAGCAGCTTGCTGTTGCTCACCAACGCGCTGGAACCATCAGATGAGGTTCTTCCGGCGTTGGGTTTGCTCTTGCACTCGATCCGCGTCGCGCCGGCGGAGGCGTCCGCCCTGATCGACGCACCACCCGCCGACGTGATCCTCGTCGACGCGCGCCGTGACCTGGTGCAGGCCAAGAGCCTGTGCAGGCTACTGCGCACGACCGGTCTTGACTGCCCGCTGCTGGCCGTCGTCACCGAGGGCGGCCTCGCCGCCCTCACCCCCGAATGGGGACTCGACGACGTCCTCCTGCAGGCATCGGGCCCGGCGGAGGTCGAGGCAAGGCTCCGACTCGCGATCGGCCGTTCGTCGGCCGGTGAGGCGGAGGACCAGCCCGGCGAGATCCGCTCGGGTGATCTGACCATCGACGAGGCGACCTACACCGCCCGGCTCCGCGGCCGGGTGCTCGATCTCACGTTCAAGGAGTTCGAGCTGCTGAAGTACCTCGCGCAGCACCCGGGCCGGGTCTTCACCCGCGCCCAGTTGCTCCAGGAGGTCTGGGGATACGACTACTTCGGCGGCACCCGCACCGTGGACGTCCACGTGCGCCGCCTGCGCGCCAAGCTGGGCGCGGAGTACGAGTCCCTGATCGGCACCGTCCGCAACGTCGGCTACCGCTTCGTCCCCGACCACCGCCCTGGTGACCAGGAAGAAGCCCTCGCCGGCAAGAACTAG
- a CDS encoding MoaD/ThiS family protein: MANGVIRYWAAAKAAAGVPEEPYAAENVAEALENACSGRDDEFRRVLVRSSFLLDGAPVGVRPHVSVALPEGGVLEVLPPFAGG, translated from the coding sequence ATGGCCAACGGAGTGATCCGCTACTGGGCCGCGGCCAAGGCCGCCGCCGGTGTCCCCGAAGAACCTTACGCTGCCGAGAACGTCGCGGAAGCGCTGGAAAACGCCTGTTCTGGGCGGGATGACGAGTTTCGCCGTGTCCTCGTGCGCAGCTCGTTCCTGTTGGACGGCGCGCCGGTAGGGGTCCGTCCGCACGTGTCGGTCGCGCTCCCCGAGGGCGGTGTGCTGGAGGTGCTGCCGCCCTTCGCCGGTGGTTGA